Proteins found in one Triticum urartu cultivar G1812 chromosome 4, Tu2.1, whole genome shotgun sequence genomic segment:
- the LOC125552114 gene encoding ATP synthase subunit b', chloroplastic-like: protein MATAMMAAATTSCSPPRALLKPAASSSPAPPPRPQPRSFLKQLPGLAAAAAAAAVAYVPLPALAVEMEKAALFDFNLTLPAITIEFLLLMVALDKLYFSPLGKFMDERDAKIRAELGGVKDASEEVRQLEEQAQAILKAARAEIAAALNKMKKETTTELEAKLDEGRRRVEAELVEALASLEGQKEEAIKALDAQIVSLSDEIVKKVLPSA, encoded by the coding sequence ATGGCGACGGCTATGATGGCTGCAGCCACCACCTCCTGCTCCCCGCCCCGAGCGCTCCTCAAGCCCGCGGCCTCCTccagccccgcgccgccgcccagGCCGCAGCCACGGTCCTTCCTCAAGCAGCTCCCGGGGctcgccgcggcggcggcggcggcggccgtcGCCTACGTGCCTCTCCCGGCGCTGGCCGTGGAGATGGAGAAGGCTGCGCTGTTCGACTTCAACCTGACGCTCCCGGCGATCACGATCGAGTTCCTGCTGCTGATGGTGGCGCTGGACAAGCTCTACTTCTCGCCGCTGGGCAAGTTCATGGACGAGCGGGACGCCAAGATCCGCGCGGAGCTCGGCGGCGTCAAGGACGCCTCCGAGGAGGTGCGGCAGCTAGAGGAGCAGGCCCAGGCCATTCTCAAGGCGGCTCGCGCGGAGATCGCGGCGGCGCTCAACAAGATGAAGAAGGAGACGACCACGGAGCTGGAGGCGAAGCTCGACGAGGGCCGCCGCCGCGTGGAGGCAGAGCTCGTGGAGGCGCTCGCGAGCCTCGAGGGGCAGAAGGAGGAGGCCATCAAGGCGCTGGACGCGCAGATCGTGTCGCTCAGCGACGAGATCGTCAAGAAGGTGCTCCCATCCGCGTGA